The Nakamurella alba genome has a window encoding:
- a CDS encoding SDR family NAD(P)-dependent oxidoreductase: MATAEELRSYLKRAAVDLTAARQRVAELESRLAGAPVAVTGLACRFPGGADDPAGYWDLLSRSGSGVREIPEDRFDLSAEELADRRVYARHGSFLDDVAGFDAAHFGMAPHEALRTDPQHRLLMELVWRGLEDAGLPPAEVAGSRTAVFVGFMDPVQYARVETERTGFGILADPQFGQGVSSSVVAGRIAYQFDLRGPAVTLDTACSSSLVGVHLAVQALRRGECDRAIVAGVYLILHSDPYIQGCVTRMLAPDGACKTFGADADGYVLGEGGGLVVLERLDDARSAGHRVRAVVRGSAIGQDGRSNGLTAPNRGAQVDVIRRALADAGTTADRIGYLEAHGSGTSLGDAIELGALHDVFGRRGSGPLPVGAVKTNLGHTQAAAGVAGLVKTVLTLEHGRYPANLVTGAPATAVPADGSVAPAVTGGPLDPEAWAGVSSFGWSGTNAHVVLSPGTGSGNPAAGEGDPAPAVDLLVSGSTPAAVTAQLTALADLLGSDGAPALVDVAHTLAVGRARLDHRIAVPVAAGADPVAALRSAAQRTPVRTGDPAAAHPFEAGDTTVRALPDGVDGSLVPLPPHPFHRLRFWPEREGAGTPSAGTAEGGRSAAPGNRSFRPTWRVDRTATPGEVPGPVLLVPDALGIATALAAELIALGHPVLTVTDGLTAAEAVREAVALAAGPVQLVQLSSVGAVAPGARWDPAAALPFAFDDTLAAVQALGAAGGPARLLTVTCGAQLVTGGDARAPLTAAAHGLGRSVRHEYAGMSWSGIDLDPRADVADCAAALLAELTLPPRPEVVARRAGRRHRPEWAELLEPETLPWPTDGVHLITGGTRGLGALLARRLVADGVRRIALLSRGTTDSAELVDDLTAAGATVRVLVADAADPRQLRAAVAACTAELGAPEVLVHAAGVPAGGMAQASDAVRSRAVLLPKLAPLEVVSELIDSSPALRTVVLYSSAVTAFGGLGEGDYCAANTALDAAAAAWADEARPGLRVLSVGWAPWQHDDWQQRAGGPLAEQATAYRRRFGFGAADGCDLLLQLHGTDGPVLALRQSLQEAEQSFTALLDLDALTAAARAAAAARPRFPRPDLRVAYAPPTGGPESLQSIVADVWGEFLGIDAVGIRDPFFDLGGNSLVGAAMVRELELRLDRPIPPAALYQHPTVAEFAAALGGPGGGAAEPAAALLAGSAARGARRRRARVARNEEAL, translated from the coding sequence ATGGCCACCGCCGAGGAACTGCGCAGCTATCTCAAGCGCGCCGCCGTCGACCTGACCGCGGCGCGGCAACGGGTGGCGGAGCTGGAGTCCCGGTTGGCCGGTGCGCCGGTGGCGGTGACCGGACTCGCCTGCCGCTTCCCCGGCGGTGCCGACGACCCGGCCGGGTACTGGGACCTGCTGTCCCGCAGCGGATCCGGCGTGCGGGAGATTCCGGAGGACCGGTTCGACCTGTCCGCGGAGGAGCTCGCGGACCGCCGTGTCTACGCGCGCCACGGCAGCTTCCTGGACGACGTGGCCGGCTTCGACGCCGCCCACTTCGGGATGGCCCCGCACGAGGCGCTGCGGACCGACCCGCAGCACCGGCTGCTGATGGAGCTGGTGTGGCGCGGTCTGGAGGACGCCGGGCTGCCGCCCGCCGAGGTGGCCGGCAGCCGGACCGCGGTGTTCGTCGGCTTCATGGACCCGGTGCAGTACGCCAGGGTCGAGACCGAGCGCACCGGGTTCGGCATCCTGGCGGATCCGCAGTTCGGGCAGGGGGTCTCGTCCAGCGTGGTGGCCGGCCGGATCGCCTACCAGTTCGACCTGCGAGGACCGGCGGTCACCCTGGACACCGCCTGCTCGTCGTCGTTGGTCGGGGTGCATCTCGCGGTGCAGGCCCTGCGTCGCGGCGAGTGCGACCGGGCGATCGTGGCCGGCGTCTACCTGATCCTCCACTCCGACCCCTACATCCAGGGCTGCGTGACCCGGATGCTCGCCCCGGACGGCGCCTGCAAGACCTTCGGCGCGGACGCCGACGGCTACGTGCTCGGTGAGGGCGGGGGGCTGGTCGTACTCGAGCGGCTGGACGACGCCCGGTCCGCCGGTCACCGGGTGCGCGCCGTGGTGCGGGGCAGCGCCATCGGCCAGGACGGCCGGTCCAACGGGCTGACCGCCCCGAACCGGGGCGCCCAGGTCGACGTGATCCGCCGGGCGCTCGCCGACGCCGGCACGACCGCGGACCGCATCGGCTACCTGGAGGCGCACGGTTCCGGGACGTCGCTGGGCGACGCCATCGAGCTGGGCGCGCTGCACGACGTGTTCGGCCGCCGGGGCTCCGGCCCGCTCCCGGTCGGGGCGGTGAAGACCAACCTCGGCCACACCCAGGCCGCCGCGGGGGTCGCCGGCCTGGTCAAGACGGTCCTCACGCTGGAGCACGGCCGCTACCCGGCGAACCTGGTCACCGGCGCACCGGCAACCGCCGTCCCGGCCGACGGGAGCGTCGCCCCGGCGGTCACCGGCGGGCCGCTGGATCCGGAGGCCTGGGCCGGGGTGAGCTCGTTCGGTTGGTCCGGCACCAACGCCCATGTCGTGCTGTCGCCGGGCACCGGGAGCGGGAACCCGGCGGCCGGGGAAGGCGATCCGGCGCCGGCCGTGGACCTGCTGGTCTCCGGGTCGACCCCGGCGGCGGTCACCGCCCAGCTCACTGCGCTCGCCGATCTGCTCGGGTCCGACGGCGCACCGGCCCTGGTCGACGTCGCGCACACCCTGGCGGTCGGACGGGCCCGGCTCGACCACCGGATCGCGGTGCCGGTCGCGGCGGGCGCCGATCCGGTCGCGGCGTTGCGGTCGGCGGCGCAGCGGACGCCGGTCCGTACCGGTGACCCGGCCGCCGCCCATCCCTTCGAGGCCGGCGACACCACCGTGCGCGCCCTCCCGGACGGTGTCGACGGGTCCCTGGTGCCGCTGCCGCCGCACCCGTTCCACCGGCTGCGGTTCTGGCCGGAACGGGAAGGTGCGGGCACGCCCTCCGCCGGGACGGCGGAGGGCGGCAGGTCGGCCGCACCCGGGAACCGCAGTTTCCGGCCCACCTGGCGGGTGGACCGCACCGCAACCCCGGGTGAGGTCCCCGGGCCGGTGCTGCTGGTGCCCGACGCGCTCGGCATCGCCACCGCACTGGCGGCGGAACTGATCGCGCTCGGCCATCCGGTGCTGACGGTGACCGACGGGCTGACCGCCGCGGAGGCGGTCCGCGAGGCCGTCGCACTCGCCGCCGGCCCGGTGCAGCTGGTGCAGCTGTCGTCGGTCGGAGCGGTCGCGCCCGGTGCCCGGTGGGACCCCGCCGCGGCGCTGCCGTTCGCCTTCGACGACACCCTCGCCGCCGTCCAGGCCCTCGGTGCCGCCGGTGGCCCGGCCCGCCTGCTGACGGTCACCTGTGGCGCGCAGCTGGTCACCGGGGGCGATGCGCGCGCCCCGCTCACCGCCGCGGCCCACGGCCTGGGTCGCTCCGTCCGCCACGAGTACGCCGGGATGTCCTGGTCCGGCATCGATCTCGATCCCCGGGCGGACGTGGCGGACTGCGCCGCGGCGCTCCTGGCCGAACTGACCCTGCCGCCCCGGCCCGAGGTCGTCGCCCGAAGGGCCGGGCGCCGGCACCGGCCGGAGTGGGCGGAACTGCTGGAGCCGGAGACCCTGCCGTGGCCGACGGACGGGGTCCACCTGATCACCGGCGGCACCCGCGGTCTGGGTGCGCTGCTGGCCCGGCGGCTGGTGGCCGACGGGGTGCGCCGGATCGCCCTGCTGTCCCGCGGGACGACCGACAGTGCCGAACTGGTCGATGATCTCACTGCCGCGGGCGCAACGGTCCGGGTGCTGGTGGCGGACGCCGCCGACCCGCGACAGCTGCGAGCGGCCGTCGCGGCCTGCACGGCGGAACTGGGTGCCCCGGAGGTCCTGGTGCACGCCGCCGGGGTGCCGGCCGGTGGCATGGCCCAGGCGTCGGACGCGGTGCGGTCCCGTGCCGTGCTGCTGCCGAAACTGGCTCCGCTCGAGGTGGTCTCGGAGCTGATCGACAGCTCGCCGGCGCTGCGGACGGTGGTGCTCTACTCCTCGGCGGTCACCGCTTTCGGCGGTCTCGGCGAGGGCGACTACTGCGCCGCCAACACGGCCCTGGACGCCGCTGCGGCCGCGTGGGCCGACGAGGCCCGGCCGGGCCTGCGGGTCCTGTCGGTCGGATGGGCGCCCTGGCAGCACGACGACTGGCAGCAGCGGGCCGGTGGCCCGTTGGCCGAGCAGGCCACCGCGTACCGCCGCCGGTTCGGTTTCGGCGCCGCCGACGGCTGCGACCTGCTGCTGCAGCTGCACGGCACCGATGGTCCGGTGCTGGCGCTCCGGCAGTCCCTGCAGGAGGCGGAGCAGTCCTTCACCGCCCTGCTGGACCTGGATGCGCTCACCGCCGCGGCCAGGGCGGCAGCCGCGGCCCGACCACGGTTCCCGCGCCCGGACCTCCGCGTCGCCTACGCCCCGCCCACCGGCGGGCCGGAGAGCCTGCAGAGCATCGTCGCGGACGTGTGGGGCGAGTTCCTCGGCATCGACGCCGTCGGGATCCGTGACCCGTTCTTCGATCTCGGTGGCAACTCGCTGGTCGGTGCCGCCATGGTGCGGGAACTGGAGCTGCGACTGGACCGGCCGATCCCACCGGCCGCGCTCTACCAGCACCCGACGGTGGCCGAGTTCGCGGCCGCACTCGGCGGGCCCGGAGGTGGCGCGGCGGAACCGGCCGCCGCCCTGCTGGCCGGCAGCGCCGCCCGTGGCGCGCGACGACGCCGGGCCCGGGTGGCCCGCAACGAGGAGGCCCTGTGA